From Cyclobacteriaceae bacterium, a single genomic window includes:
- a CDS encoding sodium:solute symporter yields the protein MNVVDWIVLFGTLSLIVAYGAIKTRGTNNMSGYLLGNKSLPWWTVCISIMATQASAVTFLSTTGQAYEDGMRFLQFYFGLPLAMIILSVTAVPLYTKLKVFTAYEYLETRFDRKTRTLAAFFFLMLRGLSVGITLYAPSLILSTILGWNINLTTILIGLLVMMYTVSGGTKAVSITQKYQLAIIMSGMVLAGWIAFSRLPEGISFGDTFQMAGEMGKLNMINVSFNLSDRYNIWSGLIGGLFLFLSYFGADQSQVGRYLSGSSITESRLGLIFNGLLKIPMQFIILYIGILIFVFYQFHQAPLIHNTSLREKAMETEAAAEIRQLETSYNVVFDQRKAAAGELVNAIQTENEDQISKSKQTLKEIQKTEADLRTKTKDAIKKSIPKANTQDKDYVFINYVMTYLPHGLIGLLLAVVFSAAMSSMASELNSLASTSVVDIYKRSIKPKEDDLHYVKASKWMTAGWAVFGIMFASLANQAENLIQYVNIVGSLFYGTILGIFLSAFYLKYLKSTAVFWSAIIAEMFILYLYKFTDVAFLLYNIIGCVVVIGLAFVIQFIQNKNRPASLS from the coding sequence ATGAACGTAGTTGATTGGATCGTTCTTTTCGGAACTCTTAGCCTGATCGTCGCCTATGGTGCCATCAAGACACGTGGCACCAATAATATGAGCGGCTATCTGCTTGGAAATAAGAGCCTTCCATGGTGGACGGTTTGCATTTCTATCATGGCAACACAGGCCAGTGCGGTGACATTTTTATCCACCACTGGCCAGGCGTATGAAGATGGGATGCGATTTTTACAATTCTACTTCGGACTTCCTCTTGCGATGATCATCCTTTCGGTAACGGCGGTTCCGTTGTATACCAAGCTAAAGGTGTTTACAGCATATGAATACCTTGAAACACGCTTTGACAGAAAGACCAGAACGCTTGCGGCATTTTTCTTTCTGATGCTGAGAGGACTTTCAGTAGGGATCACATTGTATGCGCCCTCGCTAATTCTCTCAACGATCTTAGGATGGAATATCAACCTGACGACTATCCTCATTGGATTGCTGGTCATGATGTACACCGTTAGTGGTGGAACCAAAGCGGTAAGCATCACGCAGAAATATCAGCTGGCGATTATCATGTCGGGAATGGTGTTGGCAGGATGGATTGCTTTTTCCCGTCTTCCGGAAGGAATCTCTTTCGGTGATACTTTCCAGATGGCAGGAGAGATGGGCAAGCTGAACATGATCAATGTATCTTTTAATTTATCGGATCGCTATAATATCTGGTCAGGATTGATCGGTGGATTGTTCTTATTTCTTTCTTATTTCGGAGCAGATCAATCACAGGTCGGCAGGTATTTATCCGGCAGCTCTATTACTGAAAGCAGATTGGGACTGATCTTCAATGGATTGCTGAAGATCCCTATGCAATTCATAATCCTCTATATCGGGATATTGATCTTTGTTTTCTATCAGTTTCATCAGGCACCGTTGATTCACAATACTTCGCTGCGTGAGAAAGCAATGGAGACAGAGGCAGCCGCTGAGATCAGGCAATTAGAGACTTCTTATAATGTTGTCTTTGATCAGCGCAAAGCGGCAGCGGGTGAGCTTGTCAACGCCATTCAGACTGAGAACGAGGATCAGATTTCAAAATCGAAGCAAACTCTGAAAGAGATCCAGAAGACTGAAGCCGATCTTAGAACGAAAACAAAGGATGCAATCAAGAAGAGTATCCCAAAGGCTAACACACAGGATAAAGATTATGTTTTCATCAACTATGTGATGACCTATCTTCCGCATGGATTGATAGGGCTCTTGCTGGCAGTGGTTTTCTCCGCTGCTATGTCATCTATGGCATCAGAATTAAATTCACTGGCCTCTACGAGTGTGGTTGATATTTATAAGCGCTCCATTAAACCTAAGGAAGACGATCTGCATTATGTAAAAGCATCCAAGTGGATGACAGCGGGATGGGCCGTATTCGGGATCATGTTTGCTTCGCTGGCCAATCAGGCAGAAAATCTTATTCAGTATGTGAATATCGTGGGGTCTTTGTTTTATGGAACGATCCTTGGGATTTTCCTTTCAGCTTTCTATCTGAAGTACTTAAAGTCAACGGCAGTCTTCTGGTCCGCCATTATTGCAGAGATGTTCATCCTGTATCTTTACAAATTCACAGATGTTGCTTTTCTTTTATACAACATAATAGGATGTGTGGTGGTGATCGGACTTGCTT
- a CDS encoding PIG-L family deacetylase, which yields MKFKKLNVLASVLYVAAHPDDENTRAITFMANDRLAAAAYLSMTRGDGGQNLIGPEIRDQLGLIRTQELLSARKLDGGIQFFTRANDFGFSKNAAETFSIWGKDEVLSDVVRVIRQFQPDIILTRFPPDERAGHGHHTASAMLAQEAFDLTAKSDYLPEQVKEFGVWQVKRLYTNTGRFWNQTISENTPGVVAVNMGPFNSLLGKSYSEIAAESRSQHKSQGFGSSGRRGDSQEFFEYAKGDKAGKDLFDGIVTTWLRVKGGEKVQPLVEKAIREFNPEQPSNSVPMLLLIRKQIMLLSPSVWKDRKFKEVNQLIQDVTGLYFEVTSDQPWVAPGETVVNSFEVVNRSIVPITLIQIKSNLMSIDSTVNTDLAFNKLNTFKTKKKLSPTAGYSDPYWLRAEHSQGLFKVPDASFIGRPENGPAVLIDYVIEINGEKVELSSGLVYKWTDPVKGELSRPFEIVPPVLVNLSQKVYVFKDSNPKPVGVLVKSTSGSKLIGTVKLTLPPGWKSQPASIDIELVKRGEEKKLDFIVIPGKDDGSFSMGGQVEVNGRSYTSSVQTISYDHIPFQTLLPPSKSNVVRLDIRKEGQVIGYIAGAGDGIPEALRNIGYEVWEMKNEEITPANLQKVDAVVLGVRALNTNERIRHFMPDLLEYVKAGGTMVVQYNTNSDLEVEKFSPYPINISRDRVTEENSEVRIINADHPVMNYPNKIAADDFKGWVQERGLYFPDKWDPNFQPMISMNDTGETAKDGSLLIAKYGDGHYVYTGLSFFRELPEGVSGAYKLFANITSLGKTAKPNNQKVKPSK from the coding sequence CTGAAGTTTAAAAAATTAAATGTGCTTGCATCCGTTTTATACGTTGCTGCACATCCTGATGATGAAAATACAAGGGCTATTACATTTATGGCAAACGACCGACTAGCTGCGGCCGCTTACCTCTCTATGACTCGGGGAGACGGTGGACAAAATCTGATTGGTCCCGAGATAAGAGACCAGCTTGGATTGATCCGTACACAGGAATTGTTGTCCGCCCGAAAGCTCGATGGAGGCATACAGTTTTTTACCAGAGCAAATGACTTTGGGTTTTCAAAGAATGCTGCAGAGACTTTTTCTATCTGGGGAAAGGATGAAGTTCTTTCTGATGTCGTTCGTGTGATCCGTCAGTTTCAACCCGACATTATTCTTACAAGGTTTCCGCCGGATGAACGTGCAGGTCATGGTCACCATACTGCATCTGCAATGCTGGCTCAGGAAGCTTTCGATCTTACTGCTAAATCTGATTACCTCCCTGAACAGGTAAAAGAGTTTGGTGTGTGGCAGGTAAAAAGACTTTACACTAACACCGGACGTTTCTGGAATCAAACTATCAGCGAGAATACTCCTGGAGTGGTTGCGGTAAATATGGGACCGTTTAATTCTCTCCTTGGAAAATCATATTCTGAGATTGCGGCAGAAAGTCGCTCACAACATAAAAGTCAGGGCTTCGGATCTTCTGGTCGAAGGGGAGACTCACAGGAGTTCTTTGAATACGCAAAAGGTGATAAGGCAGGAAAAGATCTGTTTGATGGAATTGTCACAACCTGGCTCCGGGTGAAGGGAGGAGAAAAGGTGCAGCCACTTGTTGAAAAAGCCATCAGGGAATTTAATCCTGAGCAGCCTTCCAATTCTGTTCCTATGTTGCTTCTGATAAGAAAGCAGATCATGCTGCTGTCACCGTCTGTGTGGAAAGACAGAAAGTTTAAGGAAGTTAATCAGCTCATTCAGGATGTAACAGGATTGTATTTTGAAGTGACCTCTGACCAGCCATGGGTTGCCCCCGGTGAAACAGTAGTGAATTCTTTTGAAGTGGTAAACCGATCCATAGTCCCCATCACACTTATACAAATAAAAAGTAATCTGATGTCTATCGATTCGACAGTCAACACAGATCTCGCTTTCAATAAACTGAATACTTTTAAAACCAAAAAAAAGCTTAGTCCGACAGCCGGTTATTCTGATCCATACTGGCTTCGAGCAGAACACTCTCAAGGATTGTTTAAAGTTCCGGATGCATCATTTATTGGCAGACCGGAGAATGGCCCAGCAGTATTGATCGACTATGTAATTGAGATCAACGGTGAAAAAGTTGAATTAAGCTCTGGTCTTGTTTATAAGTGGACCGATCCTGTTAAAGGTGAGCTCAGCAGACCCTTTGAGATCGTTCCGCCTGTGCTCGTGAATTTATCACAAAAGGTATACGTGTTTAAGGATTCAAATCCCAAGCCAGTGGGAGTTCTGGTGAAGTCAACTTCAGGAAGCAAACTTATCGGAACGGTTAAGTTGACATTACCTCCTGGCTGGAAGTCACAACCAGCATCAATCGATATTGAGCTTGTAAAAAGAGGAGAAGAAAAGAAGCTTGACTTTATTGTAATTCCGGGAAAGGATGACGGCTCTTTCAGTATGGGTGGTCAGGTAGAGGTGAATGGAAGATCGTACACATCTTCCGTACAAACGATCTCATATGATCACATTCCTTTTCAGACATTGCTGCCCCCTTCCAAGTCGAACGTTGTGCGTTTGGATATCAGGAAGGAAGGTCAGGTGATAGGATATATTGCCGGAGCCGGTGATGGCATACCAGAAGCCCTCAGAAATATTGGATATGAAGTGTGGGAAATGAAGAATGAGGAGATCACTCCGGCCAATCTTCAGAAAGTAGATGCGGTAGTGCTGGGTGTACGCGCATTGAATACGAATGAACGCATCCGTCATTTTATGCCCGACCTTCTGGAGTATGTCAAAGCCGGTGGAACGATGGTCGTTCAATACAATACAAACTCTGATCTTGAAGTTGAAAAGTTCTCCCCATATCCAATCAACATTTCCCGTGATCGTGTTACGGAAGAAAACAGTGAAGTGAGGATCATCAATGCCGATCATCCGGTAATGAATTATCCAAACAAGATCGCAGCAGATGATTTTAAAGGGTGGGTGCAGGAGAGAGGATTATACTTTCCTGATAAATGGGATCCGAACTTTCAGCCTATGATCTCTATGAATGATACAGGAGAGACTGCAAAAGACGGAAGCTTGCTGATCGCAAAGTACGGTGATGGACATTATGTCTACACAGGACTTTCCTTCTTCCGCGAATTGCCGGAAGGAGTGTCGGGTGCGTATAAACTATTTGCTAATATTACCTCGTTGGGTAAAACTGCAAAGCCCAATAATCAAAAGGTAAAGCCTTCCAAATAA
- a CDS encoding SPFH domain-containing protein — MGLFDRIKNELIDIIEWTDDSTNTMVWRFPRHQNEIKMNAKLTVRESQVAVFVNEGKIADVFPPGLHTLTTQNMPILTTIMGWKYGFNSPFKAEVYFVNSKQFIDQKWGTKNPIMLRDAEFGPLRLRAFGNYAIKVVDAGKFIKEIAGTQSHFTTEEVTEQLRNLIITRFTDAVAESKIPALDLAANYDELSKFISGKINPEFNELGIEITKFLVENISLPPEVEAALDKRSSMGIIGNLNQFTQFQAANAMEAAAKNSGVASEGMGMGMGFAMAQQIGQAMNQNQNQNQNKSQDAPPPLPGFAPYHVAVGGSQQGPFNADTLKQMVAQGTLTSETLVWKAGMAAWTKAGEVADLKPILESAPPPLPK; from the coding sequence ATGGGCCTTTTTGATAGAATTAAGAATGAATTAATTGACATTATCGAGTGGACAGACGACAGTACCAATACAATGGTATGGCGCTTTCCAAGACATCAGAATGAGATCAAAATGAATGCAAAGCTGACAGTTCGCGAGAGTCAGGTTGCAGTCTTTGTAAACGAAGGTAAAATAGCCGACGTCTTCCCTCCTGGTCTTCATACACTTACTACTCAAAATATGCCCATCCTCACCACGATCATGGGATGGAAGTACGGATTTAATAGTCCTTTCAAGGCAGAAGTTTACTTTGTTAATTCGAAACAGTTCATAGATCAGAAGTGGGGAACCAAAAATCCCATCATGCTCAGGGATGCAGAGTTTGGTCCGCTTCGTTTAAGAGCTTTCGGTAACTATGCCATTAAAGTAGTAGACGCCGGAAAATTTATCAAAGAGATCGCCGGAACTCAATCTCACTTCACAACAGAAGAAGTTACAGAGCAGTTGCGCAATCTCATCATCACGCGATTCACAGATGCAGTAGCAGAGAGCAAAATTCCCGCGCTGGATCTTGCTGCCAACTATGATGAGCTCTCCAAATTTATTTCAGGAAAGATCAATCCTGAATTCAATGAGCTTGGAATTGAGATCACCAAATTCCTGGTAGAGAACATTTCATTGCCACCGGAAGTAGAGGCTGCACTCGACAAGCGCAGCAGCATGGGTATTATTGGCAACCTGAATCAATTCACTCAGTTTCAGGCCGCGAATGCAATGGAAGCCGCCGCCAAGAATTCAGGCGTTGCATCAGAAGGCATGGGAATGGGAATGGGCTTTGCGATGGCCCAGCAAATCGGTCAGGCGATGAATCAGAATCAGAACCAGAATCAAAATAAAAGTCAGGATGCACCACCGCCACTTCCGGGTTTTGCGCCTTATCATGTAGCGGTTGGCGGAAGTCAGCAAGGACCATTCAATGCAGATACATTAAAGCAAATGGTTGCGCAGGGAACCTTGACCAGTGAGACATTGGTATGGAAAGCAGGAATGGCTGCCTGGACAAAAGCCGGAGAAGTTGCTGATCTCAAGCCAATACTTGAATCTGCTCCGCCTCCATTGCCCAAGTAA
- a CDS encoding multidrug effflux MFS transporter: protein MEKSLAESNNPDLVGSKRFVTILILGLLSAIGPFSIDMYLPGFPSIAEDLNTTIDSVAYSVSSFFIGVCFGQLLCGPLLDRFGRKRPLYVGLIIYILASIGCALSTSIEALIICRFFQAIGGCVGMVAPRAIVRDVFPLNENARIFSFLILILGVSPILAPTVGSYVIQFGWSYVFIILALVTMLILTAVVFWLPESKQPDPTFSLQPRPILNSFAGVLKNQQFLIYTLSGGIASAGLFAYVAGSPFVFMKLYGVNEKQYGMIFAAIAAGLISSSQLNNIMLKKFTSEQIMRIVLILQSIIGIVLVTGTVLDVLGLYGTIFTIFLFLSCQGFSFPNSAALSMAPFSKEAGSASAIMGALQMGLGALSSAVVGLANAQSAIPLTIVMSGGALIGLLILLIGTKRMLVKPKELDVKEGCVDMIEKF, encoded by the coding sequence TTGGAAAAATCTTTAGCGGAAAGTAATAACCCTGATTTAGTCGGTAGTAAGAGATTCGTCACGATACTGATCCTGGGATTATTGTCAGCGATCGGTCCATTTTCTATTGACATGTACCTGCCGGGATTTCCTTCCATTGCAGAAGATCTCAATACAACCATTGACAGCGTTGCCTATTCCGTCTCCAGCTTCTTCATTGGGGTTTGTTTTGGTCAGCTGCTGTGCGGCCCATTGCTCGATCGGTTTGGAAGAAAAAGACCCTTGTATGTAGGATTGATCATCTACATCCTGGCTTCCATTGGCTGTGCTTTGTCAACCTCTATCGAAGCATTGATCATCTGCAGATTCTTTCAGGCGATCGGTGGATGTGTCGGAATGGTGGCTCCGCGTGCTATCGTACGGGATGTATTTCCACTCAATGAAAACGCCAGGATCTTTTCATTCCTCATACTTATTCTAGGGGTATCACCCATACTGGCACCCACCGTTGGAAGCTATGTGATACAATTTGGCTGGAGCTATGTCTTCATCATTCTTGCACTTGTAACAATGCTGATCCTGACCGCAGTTGTTTTCTGGTTGCCGGAAAGCAAACAACCAGATCCCACTTTCTCCCTTCAACCTCGACCCATTCTCAACAGCTTTGCCGGTGTACTGAAAAACCAGCAGTTCCTTATTTATACATTATCCGGTGGAATAGCTTCTGCAGGACTCTTCGCCTATGTTGCAGGTTCCCCATTTGTGTTCATGAAATTGTATGGCGTAAATGAGAAACAGTATGGAATGATCTTCGCAGCGATCGCCGCAGGATTGATCAGCAGCAGTCAGTTAAATAATATCATGCTGAAGAAATTCACCAGTGAGCAAATCATGAGAATAGTTCTGATTCTTCAGTCCATCATTGGCATTGTTCTGGTAACCGGTACCGTGCTGGATGTTCTTGGTTTGTATGGTACCATCTTTACGATATTCCTGTTTCTGAGCTGTCAGGGATTCAGCTTCCCGAATTCTGCAGCATTGTCAATGGCTCCATTTTCTAAAGAGGCGGGGAGCGCGTCCGCTATCATGGGTGCATTGCAGATGGGACTTGGAGCATTGTCTTCTGCTGTCGTTGGTCTGGCAAATGCTCAATCAGCGATTCCCCTTACCATCGTTATGTCAGGCGGTGCGTTGATTGGTCTGCTGATCCTTCTGATAGGCACCAAAAGGATGCTTGTCAAACCAAAAGAGCTGGATGTTAAAGAAGGATGTGTTGATATGATTGAGAAGTTCTAA
- a CDS encoding DUF349 domain-containing protein — protein sequence MEAKEETVTLKTALENDEVNAGTQGTSSTHDEFEGDVLSQDYSNFTKQEFVDLLRELATQNDFKKTDAILKEAKSRFDEILDKERSEALKKFVDEGGDPNDFEFRHDAVDTAFEANYKLLRDRKTEHFKGLEDQKNDNFRKKNLLLEELRKLTDGEDDRHSFDKLKEIQQQWKVIGTVPAAHAKPLWASYHALMDRFYDNRNIYFELKELDRKKNLEAKIELAVRAEKLSSVERIGEAVRELNELHEEYKHIGPVAREEKDAVWDRFKKASDAIYARRDAFVTNLNQEWAKNLETKDAIINEITSYAAFQSDRIKEWNQKTAEVIAIQKKWETVGPVPRAKAKENNKRFWTAFKNFFNSKGVFFKKLDESRVKNLELKKELVAQAEALKTNPDWDKTANALKNLQVKWKEIGPVPEKMREKIYQEFKAACDYFFDQRRVKFEEADKEQADNLHKKEAILSEIERMVNEKTGTLGQLKEMQRSFQSIGFVPRNAVNSIKARFNAATDKFIASLEQVSQEDKDKFVLETQLENIKTDPDAAQKIYQKEQALRKKIQKAENDVATLRNNLEFFGRSKNAEKMKADFTAQIDASNAEVAQLKAQLKMLRQAAQ from the coding sequence ATGGAAGCGAAAGAAGAGACTGTGACGTTGAAGACTGCTCTGGAAAATGATGAGGTAAATGCCGGCACTCAGGGCACTTCATCGACTCACGATGAATTCGAAGGAGACGTATTATCTCAGGATTATTCAAATTTTACCAAACAGGAATTTGTTGATCTCCTGAGGGAGCTTGCCACGCAGAATGATTTCAAGAAGACGGATGCTATACTGAAAGAAGCGAAGAGTCGCTTTGATGAAATTCTTGATAAAGAGCGTTCAGAAGCATTGAAGAAGTTTGTGGATGAAGGTGGAGATCCCAATGATTTTGAATTCCGTCATGATGCTGTAGACACTGCCTTTGAAGCAAACTACAAGCTGTTAAGAGATCGCAAGACAGAGCACTTCAAAGGTCTTGAAGATCAGAAGAATGATAATTTCAGAAAGAAGAATCTTTTGCTGGAAGAATTGCGCAAGCTGACAGACGGTGAAGATGACCGCCACAGTTTCGACAAGCTGAAAGAGATCCAGCAGCAATGGAAAGTAATAGGAACTGTTCCGGCAGCGCATGCAAAACCATTATGGGCAAGCTATCATGCTCTCATGGATAGGTTTTACGATAACAGGAATATCTATTTTGAATTGAAGGAGCTTGACAGAAAGAAAAATCTGGAAGCTAAAATTGAACTGGCGGTTCGCGCTGAAAAGCTCAGTAGTGTTGAAAGGATAGGAGAGGCGGTTCGTGAGCTCAATGAGCTTCATGAAGAGTATAAGCACATCGGTCCTGTTGCGCGTGAAGAAAAGGATGCTGTCTGGGATCGGTTTAAAAAAGCTTCCGACGCGATCTATGCGCGGAGAGATGCTTTCGTTACCAATCTGAATCAGGAGTGGGCAAAGAATCTTGAGACGAAAGATGCGATCATCAATGAGATAACATCGTATGCTGCGTTTCAATCGGATCGGATTAAAGAATGGAATCAGAAGACTGCTGAGGTCATTGCCATTCAGAAGAAATGGGAAACCGTTGGACCTGTTCCAAGAGCAAAGGCAAAGGAGAACAACAAACGCTTCTGGACAGCCTTTAAAAACTTCTTCAACAGCAAAGGAGTATTCTTTAAAAAGCTGGATGAGTCAAGAGTTAAGAATCTTGAACTGAAGAAAGAGCTGGTAGCTCAGGCAGAAGCCCTAAAGACGAATCCTGATTGGGATAAGACAGCGAATGCATTAAAGAATCTCCAGGTAAAATGGAAAGAGATCGGACCTGTTCCTGAGAAAATGCGGGAGAAGATCTATCAGGAGTTTAAAGCTGCCTGTGATTATTTCTTTGACCAGAGAAGAGTGAAGTTTGAGGAGGCTGATAAAGAACAGGCAGATAATCTTCACAAGAAAGAAGCAATCCTTTCAGAGATTGAGAGAATGGTGAATGAGAAGACCGGTACGCTTGGACAATTGAAAGAAATGCAACGAAGCTTTCAATCGATCGGCTTTGTGCCACGTAACGCTGTTAATTCTATAAAGGCAAGATTCAATGCTGCGACCGATAAGTTCATAGCTTCGCTGGAGCAGGTGAGCCAGGAGGATAAGGATAAGTTTGTTCTGGAGACCCAGCTTGAGAATATCAAGACTGATCCGGATGCAGCACAGAAGATATATCAGAAGGAGCAGGCGTTGCGTAAAAAGATCCAGAAGGCAGAGAATGATGTTGCTACATTACGTAACAACCTTGAGTTCTTCGGTCGGTCAAAGAATGCTGAGAAGATGAAGGCAGACTTTACTGCACAGATTGATGCCTCGAATGCGGAAGTTGCGCAATTGAAGGCTCAATTGAAGATGTTGAGGCAAGCAGCGCAGTAA
- a CDS encoding YqgE/AlgH family protein, with amino-acid sequence MEFFKYSNKLRPEKGRLLISEPYLPDPNFDRTIILMCENNEEGSFGFVLNKPSIASVSEVMEDIKDYNTAAMIGGPVQQDTLHYLHRYSSLEDSVEIAEGIYWGGNFEKLLFLLETKQVLHKDVKFFLGYSGWSGGQLEEELTQNSWIVSDKVSEELVFDTVPDEMWKKTLTVMGGRFSVYSNYPKDPRLN; translated from the coding sequence ATGGAATTTTTCAAATACAGTAATAAACTAAGACCGGAAAAGGGGAGGCTGCTGATCTCAGAGCCCTATTTGCCTGACCCTAATTTTGACCGTACGATCATTTTGATGTGCGAGAATAATGAGGAAGGTTCATTTGGTTTTGTATTGAATAAGCCCTCGATAGCCAGTGTCAGCGAAGTGATGGAGGATATTAAGGATTACAATACCGCAGCGATGATCGGAGGCCCTGTTCAGCAGGACACCCTTCATTATCTGCATCGCTATTCATCTTTGGAAGATTCGGTAGAGATTGCAGAAGGTATTTATTGGGGAGGTAATTTTGAAAAGCTTCTTTTCCTGCTGGAGACCAAACAAGTTTTGCATAAAGACGTTAAGTTCTTTTTAGGATATAGCGGGTGGTCTGGCGGGCAGTTGGAAGAGGAGCTGACACAGAACTCCTGGATCGTCAGTGATAAGGTAAGTGAAGAACTTGTTTTTGATACGGTACCGGATGAGATGTGGAAAAAGACGCTAACAGTGATGGGAGGGCGTTTTTCGGTTTATTCCAATTATCCAAAAGATCCGAGGTTGAATTGA
- the pdxH gene encoding pyridoxamine 5'-phosphate oxidase — protein sequence MSSLENLRKEYSKATLDVKSVSPNPVSQFDKWLKEAIDAKVPEPTAMNLATVSDSGRPSSRIVLLKGVEDNSFVFYSNYQSHKGKELDENPICALNFFWPELERQVRIEGIAERVSEEKSTTYFQSRPRNSQIGAWASPQSLVIADRKILEERVKELEKKFKSHPALPKPKQWGGYKIVPHMIEFWQGRESRLHDRILYTKNDSVWKINRLAP from the coding sequence ATGTCATCATTAGAGAATCTCAGAAAGGAATATTCAAAGGCTACACTGGACGTCAAATCGGTGAGCCCAAATCCCGTCTCACAATTTGATAAGTGGTTGAAAGAAGCTATTGATGCTAAAGTTCCGGAGCCAACAGCCATGAACCTGGCTACTGTTTCTGACAGCGGCCGGCCATCATCCCGCATTGTTTTATTGAAAGGAGTTGAAGACAATTCATTTGTTTTCTATTCCAACTATCAAAGTCATAAAGGAAAAGAGCTGGATGAAAATCCGATCTGCGCTTTGAATTTTTTCTGGCCTGAACTTGAACGTCAGGTTCGCATTGAGGGTATTGCTGAAAGAGTTTCTGAAGAAAAGTCGACGACTTATTTTCAAAGTCGCCCACGCAATAGTCAGATCGGAGCATGGGCATCACCTCAAAGTCTGGTGATAGCAGATCGTAAGATCCTTGAAGAACGTGTTAAAGAACTTGAAAAGAAATTCAAGTCACATCCTGCGTTGCCAAAGCCAAAACAATGGGGTGGATACAAGATCGTTCCTCATATGATCGAATTCTGGCAAGGAAGAGAAAGTCGTCTGCACGACCGCATACTTTATACTAAGAATGATTCGGTGTGGAAGATCAACAGGCTGGCGCCGTAA
- the bshB1 gene encoding bacillithiol biosynthesis deacetylase BshB1, with protein sequence MKLDILVLAAHPDDAELGCGGTILKHIAAGKKVGVIDFTRGELGTRGTALTRDQEASDAARILGLTIRENLNLADGFFVNDQKHQMAVIRMIRKYQPDIVLCNAVHDRHPDHGKGSDLAYESCFFSGLAKIQTQLDGVEQKAWRPKAVYQYIQSEFIVPDFIVDISGTWEKKMEAIRAFKTQFYDPASKEPETYISNPNFTKLLEARAIEFGHAIGVQHGEGFTTRRWVGVKSLYDLL encoded by the coding sequence ATGAAGCTTGATATTCTAGTCCTGGCGGCGCATCCGGATGATGCAGAGCTTGGTTGTGGAGGTACGATCCTTAAGCACATTGCTGCCGGAAAAAAGGTTGGTGTTATTGATTTCACCCGTGGTGAACTGGGAACACGTGGCACAGCATTAACGCGTGATCAGGAAGCTTCTGATGCAGCCAGGATCCTTGGTTTAACCATTCGTGAGAATCTGAATCTTGCTGATGGCTTCTTTGTAAATGATCAGAAACATCAGATGGCGGTGATCAGAATGATCCGTAAGTATCAGCCTGATATTGTTTTATGCAATGCTGTTCATGATCGTCATCCTGATCATGGAAAAGGAAGTGATCTTGCATACGAGTCCTGCTTTTTCTCAGGCCTCGCCAAGATACAGACGCAGCTGGATGGAGTAGAGCAGAAAGCCTGGAGACCCAAAGCAGTGTATCAGTATATCCAAAGTGAATTCATTGTTCCTGACTTTATTGTTGACATCTCCGGGACGTGGGAGAAAAAGATGGAAGCTATACGCGCCTTCAAGACTCAGTTTTATGATCCTGCCAGCAAAGAGCCTGAGACCTATATCTCTAATCCGAACTTTACGAAACTATTGGAAGCCCGCGCTATAGAGTTTGGTCACGCGATAGGAGTTCAGCATGGTGAAGGCTTTACAACAAGGAGATGGGTGGGAGTGAAGTCGTTGTATGATCTTCTTTGA